Genomic DNA from Solanum pennellii chromosome 3, SPENNV200:
cAGAAGTAGATTATTAACGTGATTCTCCACCGCGTGAAGCTCGAAATATTTACCTAgttttcttataaatatatatatatgctaatGGCTCTTGTTAAGAATCGTtagatcatttttttaataaataaacatataaagtattttataacaTGTATTTTCTATCTTAATAAAgcttatattataatataaatttaaattagttgaACTGTCAtatgtttgaaaaaataaaattaagagaaagtaataaatagaaaagatgaattaataatattatccTCCAAAAAAGGGTTCTTAATCATGATTAGCTAGTAATTAATGAGGCCAATTTACAACCAATACAATTTGAGCAATAAgcattaaatttttcttttggcTGATAAAAatacctttattttttttttattgagataTGTCACTGCACTGTAGTTGATCATTTGGAGAAGTTGATTGGTGTTCAAAGCCTAACCCCAAATAAAAAATACTCTTTCCGTTTtacaaagaatgacctaatttGACTTAGCACGGAGtctaagaaaataaagaagatttttaatatgtggttctaaattaaattaaagttatgtcaaatatacaaaattgccctttaatcttgtttTAACATGCCACGTAGAAAGttattatcaaaaaagaaaaaaatcattcttttttaaacatactaaaaaggaaagaagctcattcttttttaaacggagggagcaAAGCCAATTAGTTGACTGAAGTAGAGTACACTTTTTTGGATTTGGCAGTTggcattcaatttttttttctccgtCCATCCAATTATAAAAAAGCATTGATATTAGTGGTTGATACTGCCTATTAATTATCACTGTGACTCAACTTGAAGTACAAACACTggatttctatataataataataataatatatgttgttCGAATTTTCCTAAATTAATGTAGATTTTACTATTGACATCGACCTGTATATCGTACTTTTTTTGTTAATAGTATCAGCCTGAACCCTCGGATATTTACGCCAAATTAATTCTACTTATTATTGATTAAATGATTTAATCTAACtaaaaatacatacatacatacatatatatatacatacatacatatatacatacatacatacatacatatatatatatatatatatatatataaatacatacatacatataaatacatacatacatataaatacatacatacatacatatatatatatatgtatatatatgtatgtatgtatgtatttatatacatatatatatatatatgtacatatatatgtatacatacatatatgtacatatatatgtatatatatatatatatatatatatgtatataaatatatatatatacatatatatatatatgtgtgtgtgtgtgtgtgtatataaatacatacatacatataaatacatacatatgtatatatatatatgtatatatatatatatgtgtatatatatatatatgtatatatatatttatatatatatatatatatatatacatatatacaactTCTCTTTTTGGAAAGGGTGGAATCCTGGTGAATTGGTTTATATTGCACTATACACAAATTATTCAATTAGGTTTTGAAACTAATTTACATTTAAAAGTTACTTAAAAAGGAAAGAGTATTGATCACGCCTTATAAGAAATTCAGGATTCTTGTCTCGATCTGATAGGCAATATGGGATCATTCTCATCAACACTCGTTACCTCGCACTTAAATCCACACATTTTTAATCCAAGTTCTATCCATTGTCCGGTTTGAAGCATGGGATTCAATGATTGAAAGTATATTCCAATCCTCGTACGGGTTGAGAGCCCTATAACTGATCCATTGGGCTCTGCTCTAATACCAGGTCAAATTAAATCTTGGGGGTTAACTCATACCCcaaaaaactagctcaaagtaAGGGCTGCCCAAGACCCAAGTCGAGTTCGTAGAGAATAGCAGAAGAAAAGTATAATCGGAGACCTTTTGCTAGTTCAAGATCGTCAATTAAGATCGAAAGATTCAACTAAGAAAGAGGAAGCCAGAAAGGAGAACTTGTTTGTGGAAGAAGACTCTTGAATCGACTCTGTTTTGGGTTGATTACAAATGTCTAATGTCACCTCTATTTATACTTCTAGAAATTATTCTAATACATCTACAAGAAATAACTAGATATCCTTATCTTCTAAGTTCTATTTATGTAACAACAATCTAGATATTTCTATACTTTActataaatatctaattatcTTGAACAATTAGATTTTTCTTAACTATACGCATCAAAGATACTTACTGTACAACAATCTAGAAAATTCTATTAAATatctaagatattttttttacgataaaaaaatcaactttaatTCTTCACAAGGTTCTCTATCTCGATCTGATGTGCGATGGTTGTCATCAACACAAATAGCCCAATCAAGGAAGGAGCTAATTAATTAGTAGTAAACAATTATCGTATCTTGATTATTATATACGTCTGACCTACCAGACAAATAGGAGAAAAGATAAGAGAGTATGGATGCAATTGAGGCACCTAAAAATATTTAACGTACACAATCATTTGTTTGTGCTTCTCCAAATTGATCACTCTTGAAGTGGTccaaaataacatattttatcatattttattaccCTAGATTGCTCATTTCTATTCGTGGATATAAATCAATTGATCACCAAATCAATTTAAATACTTgtctctttatctttttttaaaaaaatatttttactttattcgtTTTCAAACGACACTTGATAAGTTTGATCCTTACCATTTcaagtttcatattttttgtttccaCATGGGAGTTTGAGTTGAAAATGTAATTATCATAAGTACTGCTCCCTCctgtctcattttatatgtcactTTTTTAGTTTGCGCTTGCATTAAGAAATGatgtaattttacttttctacccttatttaatattttcttaagtcaatttttataataaataatgaatatattttcaagattaattaaCTACTCTATCAAGAATATAATAgacaaaatatgataatttatgcataaattaagTATTATGATTCAGCTATATATTGAAGATGATGACATATTAAATGGGACGGAGgaaatatatttaaactctTTCTGTATCTATTTACCAAAGTATAGTTAGTCccaaaacaatatatttattagGGAAAAGTGACAACCTTTCCAATCATCATAGACGCTTTTTTCCAATAAGTAGTTTATAATTAAACTTACCTTCCGCTTTCggtttattaaaatttaatccaaCTTGCATCATCCCTCACATCACATTCCCCTTATGCTTCATGTCTTTCCAATTGATTATGTTAacaattcattcattcattaatttttttgcttttactGCTGTGTTTAACAACTTCTTTCCCTTTATAAGCATTCCATAATAGACCAAACCAACCATTAGCATTTTGTAGCCCTAACTGGACTGGACGGAGTCAGAACTTTTAGTTTACAGGTTTACACATATTAAGTCAAAGTTACTGAATTTAACTGAACTCTCGGAAATCAGCTTGCTCTTTTTGTCcccctttatatatatacatacttatTGCCCACCATCTCTATGCTTCTTCCCCACATAAGTATTATGATATAAGTTCTGCATTTTGTTTCGTCTCCTCCGAGGTCATGTGGCTTGCTTTAGCAGCTAACAACATCCTTGAAGACAGACAGAATCATGAAGTTGATTATCAAACTACGCCtgctcaaattcaaaatttgacgTATATATACATTTCTCAGTCTTATAAATTTTACGTTATTAAAATTCTTCAATGCTAGTTTCATCTTATATTTCCTTTCCgtttattgaaaaaaaacaaacagaTTATTTGTTAGCTCATGGAATGTTGGAGGCATTGCACCACCTTCCGAGTTAAACATGGAAGACTTGGTCCATGATGAAAACAATTTGGCTGATATCTACGTTCTCGGGTAATGTTTATTGACTTTACTGTTTATAGTAAGTAAAGATcagtaattttaatatgaaaagaactGAATAACCGCAAATTTGTATCAGGTTTCAAGAAATTGTACCTTTGAATGCCGGAAACATCTTAGTGCAAGAGAATACAAGCATATCTATGCAATGGAATTCTCTTATTAGAACAGCTCTTAACAAGACTGATGATATTCGTCTTCATCACAAGGCGGAGCTTGGAGAAAGTCATCAAAAGGTTTATCCATTAAAGAGAGAGGGATCCTTTACTGCTACTACGAAAACTAGTAATTCACCATATTTTGAATGCATAATTAGCAAACAAATGGTAGGAATTTTTATTACCATCTGGGCAAGGTCTCCCCTGCTTCCTTATATCAGGCATATAAGTGTCTCCTCTGTAGGCTGTGGTATTTTCGGCTGCCTCGGTAACAAGGTACAAATCATTCACATCCTGatttcaacttgaaaacaaATATcctaatttcacaatttttatgtCCAAACGCCCTTTTTCTACTCGTATTTGGTTAATTACTAGTACTAATTTTTAGAAattgaacatatatatacaGGGTTCAGTTTCGGTTAGATTTTGCTTGCACGAAACAAGTTTCTGCTTTGTGTGTAGTCATTTGGCTTCTGGTGGAAAAGAAGGAGACAAGAGAGAGCGAAATGCAAATGCCTCTCAAATACTATCACGCACACAATTTTCCTCTGATCCATTTCAATGTTTGCCGAGAAAGATTTTACAACACGAGTATGTTTACCTCTCttatatgtttcttttttcaGAGTATAATTTTCTGACGAGAGCGTTTCGAATCAAACCCTTGTCACTCAGTCTTCCTTATAGTGTACTTCTTTTCTATTAGCTCGAGTGTTCGCCCTATCCATAATATCACCAGGTTATGAATATGGTTTTGCTTGTTCTGGTAATATTGCCTGCTTGAGTCGTTGCCTAAACTACTCGAGCAGGCAAATATTCCCTATAATTAGTTGAAAAAACTAGGAGCGTCAAAATTCTTACCTAACCCCTTGTATGAGTCTCACTTATTTTAGCAAAGAAGTCaacaatttcatttatttaacaCAAAAGGAAGAAGATTTgattgcttcttttttttttgttttatacatCAAGTGGTGCATATCTTGTAATAGGTACTAATTAATATCCACAATTTGCAGGCAGAGATTAATTTTTAAGTATTTTCTAACTGTCACAAGTTGCGTAATCTCATGCAGCAGAGTAATTTGGCTTGGCGACTTGAACTACAGGATTTGCTTACCAGAACCCACAACTAGATCTTTAGTCAATGACAGGCAATGGAGCACGTTGTTACAAAACGATCAGGTATTTTTGTATTACATCAGCAAAAGAAAAATCGATTCAACGAAGTTTGAAAGTTTTAAGTTCTGTAAGCAGAAGTAAATAACCTGCTATAACGAGTCAAATTGAATCGATGATCTAAAAGTTCGACGATGTTAGAACTGAAATCCATCAGCTAAATTCAACCGTTAATTAATTACTGATCTTAAATTGGACATTGAAGTTGAAGGCGGAGCTAAGAGAGGGCTGCACCTTTGAGGGTTGGAATGAGGAGGAAATTGAGTTTGCACCGACATATAAATACAATCTAGATTCTGATGATTATTATGGCTGCAATAATCAGAAagggaaaaaggaaaagaatcgAACCCCTGCCTGGTAAGTGATCGATCTCATAACACAAATGGAAAAGAACTAGCGAATTAATGTTCTAGAAGAAATTATAGTAAGTAGTGTAAAAATTATGCAGGTGTGATAGGATTATATGGTTTGGGAAGGGACTGAAACAAAGGCAGTATAGTCGAGGTGAGAGTAAGCTGTCGGACCACAGACCAGTACGAGCAATTTTCACAGCAGAGGTCAAGGTTCAGTGTCAATCAACAGAAAATTTTGTCAAAATGTTTTCATAACAACTTGTGAATATTTTCAAATCTTTAAGCTGAAGTCTTCAAATACAAACTATAGCGCCTCAAATATCTGGTGCTGAAAGCATGGGTGGATGTACAGTTGATATGGCGGGTGAATTTGAATCCAAAACTATTGATGCGAAGCATAAATTGATGTATTAAAATTGCAACAAATGATAAGTCTGAGCCTACAATATTAGAAATACAAACTTTAAAGGTTGGAGCCATAGAGTTAATATCCTGAATCCGCCTTTAACTAAAAGATGAGCTAAGTTTCGAACATCAACAAACTCTCATGTTTCATAGATTGGTTCCACCCTTTTGGGTTGGGTAAAGGTGGACAGCagtaaaatgaaacaaaactCTTTCTTCCTTTTAAGTCTGTCTGTAAGCATAAGTAGATAACCAATCAAACTACGAGAAACATTAATCCCTGAAACATTTCGCCCCTTTGAATAAGAGATCAACTATGCAGTGATCAGTAatacatgaaatatataaataatgaaatgtTTAGTTTGATATATAACACATTAGCATCTAGAACCTGTAACAGCGCGCAAACAGCctattatttatggttgttTTCGTGACACGATCAACTCTAGGTTTATTAGCAATCAGACATCTGAGCTCATCTAATGTTGCAGTAATCTCCGGGAAATTTTTAGAGTGGACTTTGTAAGGGGGAAGCTCTGTCTTAGGGATATGGGCTAATGTGAAACGTTACGCGATGAAAATGTCTTTCGTACGCAAGTTGGAGCCTAGGATTGCTGCAAAAGAATTTACCGGAATAGTTTGATATTTCATATGATAATTGTGTTGGTGATGGTGTCGAATAGATGAGTAGATTAGTAATATTTTGATCACGAAACCATCGTCAAGCAAAACTTTGTGAAATATTTGGTTCACACAGTTTATTGTTGAAACTTTTGCTTAGAACTTTACATTGAACTGTAAGCTTCACAGGTAAGCGGGAGATGATATCCACAACAATATCTTCATTCAGTTCCATATTCAAGCATCGAGAACcagaattttttatattattgaatGGAAAGAccaaaaaagagagagaattaaaatttttgaattttggaggAATCGAACATAAAGATGGACATCAAATATTTAACCTAAGAGGCCAAGTACAATAAaatctctataaattaatataggtggaaccattaaattttattattttatataaatattatttaatcaataaattatatttattaatttaaagaaggGTTTGAGATTTAATAAAGGTTAGTTTagaatatatcataatcattgtatcttactaatttatgtatcatatatattgatttcacatttttaaaaagtatacaTAAAGTACAAGAATACGTAAAAATTattgtatcttactaatttCAACCTTGTGACGTTGGGATAATAAGAGCTTTCAAGATATATTATCGAACAGATTTTATCGTAGAATATTAGAAGACTATGAAATGGGACAAACTAATCCAGGAAAAATTAATGTTTTGGATGCTATCAATTTTGCAATTCATATTTGGACAACAAATATATCTAAGACAATAACACACTGTTTTCGACACTGTGCAATTGGTCCGGAGGATGCAATCTCAAAGAATTTAAATGAACCTACTTGTGAAAACatcattcatgaacttgaggttATTGACGAATAATCCCGATTACTACAATAAAATGGATGTCAATAAGTGATATATGTTCAGAAGTCCAAAGCTTAGAAAAAATTGTGAATAGCATCAGAAAAatcaatgttgatgatgaagttaGAGATGATACTATATCTTTGAAACCAATTACGCATAATGAAACACTTATCGCATTTACAACTCTTCTCATTTTATAATGCAGTTCGAAAAGACAACATCAAAGCTCttggatgcaataagaaaagttagagatgAGCTTCAacaagattttatattttaagaaaaaacgGAACACAATAGAgtcatatttcactaaattgtcttcgatatatttgtactt
This window encodes:
- the LOC107014021 gene encoding type IV inositol polyphosphate 5-phosphatase 9-like, with the protein product MWLALAANNILEDRQNHEVDYQTTPAQIQNLTLFVSSWNVGGIAPPSELNMEDLVHDENNLADIYVLGFQEIVPLNAGNILVQENTSISMQWNSLIRTALNKTDDIRLHHKAELGESHQKVYPLKREGSFTATTKTSNSPYFECIISKQMVGIFITIWARSPLLPYIRHISVSSVGCGIFGCLGNKGSVSVRFCLHETSFCFVCSHLASGGKEGDKRERNANASQILSRTQFSSDPFQCLPRKILQHDRVIWLGDLNYRICLPEPTTRSLVNDRQWSTLLQNDQLKAELREGCTFEGWNEEEIEFAPTYKYNLDSDDYYGCNNQKGKKEKNRTPAWCDRIIWFGKGLKQRQYSRGESKLSDHRPVRAIFTAEVKVQCQSTENFVKMFS